A single genomic interval of Rosistilla ulvae harbors:
- a CDS encoding CHAD domain-containing protein — MKIRLRVDESVQEGIQRIARTYLQRSIDDLSDPQLDRAEVVHDVRKRCKMIRGMLRMVRPGIGDVYDRENAWFRDASRKLSGLRDADATLEAFDLLRQHGAQSLPRKFMDRVNKVLSKRSEVASTGPLDWQPFFVEAIQDMQAALDRVPQWTCADEGFAAIGPGFAKTYRRGARAMLAARKQPTDEHLHDWRKHAKYQWYQVLMLRDLSKSKLSIRAKQLKRLTDLLGDDHDLVVLHQLLAQHPDFEKLRGANAFEKLMRSIDRRRAKLQKQARKLGKRLFATSSKKFTNRLEQAWEAWRSVEPVG; from the coding sequence ATGAAGATTCGGTTGCGTGTCGACGAGTCGGTGCAAGAGGGAATTCAGCGGATCGCCCGGACCTATCTCCAACGTTCGATCGACGACTTGTCCGATCCACAGCTCGATCGCGCCGAAGTCGTTCACGATGTCCGCAAGCGATGCAAGATGATTCGCGGGATGTTGCGGATGGTCAGGCCAGGGATCGGGGACGTGTACGATCGCGAGAACGCTTGGTTTCGCGATGCGTCACGCAAGCTGTCGGGCCTGCGCGATGCCGACGCGACGCTCGAGGCGTTCGACCTGCTGCGCCAGCACGGAGCTCAATCGCTGCCGCGGAAGTTCATGGACCGCGTGAACAAGGTGTTATCGAAACGAAGCGAAGTCGCCAGCACGGGGCCGTTGGATTGGCAGCCGTTCTTCGTCGAAGCGATTCAAGACATGCAAGCTGCTCTCGACCGAGTGCCCCAATGGACTTGTGCGGACGAGGGTTTTGCAGCGATCGGACCAGGGTTCGCCAAGACTTATCGTCGCGGCGCGAGGGCGATGCTGGCGGCTCGCAAGCAGCCGACCGACGAGCATCTACACGATTGGCGAAAGCATGCCAAGTATCAGTGGTATCAAGTCTTGATGTTGCGCGATCTCAGTAAATCGAAGTTGAGCATCCGTGCGAAACAGTTAAAACGCTTGACCGATCTATTGGGGGACGACCACGACCTGGTTGTCTTGCACCAATTGCTCGCGCAACATCCCGATTTCGAAAAGCTGCGCGGGGCCAACGCGTTTGAAAAACTGATGCGGTCGATCGATCGACGCCGTGCGAAATTGCAGAAACAGGCTCGCAAACTGGGCAAGCGGCTGTTCGCCACTTCGTCGAAGAAGTTCACCAATCGCTTGGAACAGGCTTGGGAAGCGTGGCGGAGCGTAGAACCTGTCGGATAG
- a CDS encoding beta-ketoacyl-[acyl-carrier-protein] synthase family protein has translation MMHRRVVITGMGVVTPLGHRLDTFWQNLTSGRSGVGPISTFDASNFPVRIAAEVPASWSLESVGENPRQWAGAPRQSSFALAAGISAVRDSGIELDRFDPLLSGVYLGCGEPFTPFAPLVGSISQSIADQKFNSATFTDTALRLFDPQSQRQFDPKMPAISLAARFNLQGPSVNCIAACVSSSQAIGQAVRMIRRGEVNTMLCGGAHSCINELGVTGFSRLSALSQHNDSPTQASRPFDRNRDGFVIGEGGAVFVAEEYEQARRRGAHIYAEVTGYGSAQDAFRVTDTHPQGRGSVQAIRRALKDAGIDGQELSYINAHGTGTVLNDKVETHSIKTALGSAAYDVPVSSSKSMLGHATTACGAIELAVALLAMQSNTLPPTINFDDPDPACDLDYVPNVARDVQCQHILSNNIGFGGQNAALIVSRVSEPRTCCQHAA, from the coding sequence ATGATGCACCGCCGTGTAGTGATCACAGGAATGGGCGTCGTCACGCCGCTGGGCCATCGACTCGATACCTTCTGGCAGAACCTGACGTCGGGTCGTTCGGGAGTCGGCCCGATTTCGACGTTTGATGCCTCCAACTTTCCCGTTCGCATCGCGGCGGAAGTGCCGGCGTCGTGGTCGTTGGAGAGTGTTGGCGAAAACCCGCGACAATGGGCTGGCGCGCCGCGTCAGTCGAGTTTTGCGCTGGCGGCCGGGATTTCCGCAGTTCGTGATTCAGGGATCGAACTCGACCGCTTCGATCCGTTGCTGTCGGGAGTCTATCTCGGCTGCGGCGAGCCGTTTACGCCGTTCGCTCCACTTGTCGGTTCGATCTCGCAATCGATCGCCGACCAGAAGTTCAACTCCGCAACATTCACCGACACCGCACTGCGGCTGTTCGATCCTCAATCGCAGCGTCAATTCGATCCCAAGATGCCGGCGATCTCGCTCGCCGCACGATTCAATCTGCAAGGTCCCAGCGTTAACTGCATCGCGGCATGTGTCTCGTCGTCGCAGGCGATCGGACAAGCGGTTCGAATGATCCGGCGTGGCGAGGTCAACACGATGTTGTGCGGCGGAGCCCACAGCTGCATCAACGAATTGGGCGTGACGGGGTTCAGCCGTCTTTCGGCCCTCAGTCAACACAACGATTCACCGACGCAAGCATCGCGACCATTTGATCGCAACCGCGATGGGTTTGTGATCGGCGAGGGAGGCGCCGTCTTTGTCGCCGAAGAATACGAACAAGCGCGCCGCCGCGGAGCTCACATCTACGCCGAGGTCACCGGGTACGGATCGGCGCAAGATGCATTTCGCGTGACTGACACGCATCCCCAAGGACGGGGCAGCGTTCAAGCGATTCGGCGAGCGTTAAAAGATGCCGGCATCGACGGCCAAGAACTCAGCTATATCAACGCTCACGGCACCGGAACCGTCTTAAACGACAAGGTCGAAACTCATTCGATCAAGACCGCCCTGGGATCGGCTGCCTATGACGTGCCGGTCTCCAGCAGCAAGAGCATGTTAGGGCATGCGACCACCGCGTGCGGAGCGATCGAATTGGCTGTCGCGCTGCTGGCGATGCAGTCCAACACGTTGCCACCGACGATCAATTTTGACGATCCCGATCCGGCGTGCGATCTGGACTACGTGCCCAACGTGGCTCGCGACGTCCAATGTCAACATATCCTCAGCAACAACATTGGCTTTGGTGGACAAAACGCGGCGTTGATCGTGTCGCGAGTAAGCGAACCGCGAACGTGTTGCCAGCACGCCGCCTGA
- a CDS encoding beta-ketoacyl synthase N-terminal-like domain-containing protein, which translates to MHHLSSKHDSVVITGVGVLSPWGSGFDSLRSAFDHAHASPPSAPTTGLLDSYSGSIDDFGTLPLDRKRSLRKSMKLMNRETQLGVAAAFQAIQDSDLDAAAYDPDRVGVCFGAGNVEVRPEDFVAGVQACGESSPEMIEAAWGSLGIPHVDPLWVLRVLPNMPACHIAISCDYRGPNNTITQAEASANLAIQEAKYHLLDDEADAMIVGSTGTTIRIDGASETDGSEGAAAFVIERLERAQQRGATIYGEVLGIGSSCVIDATMVPKPDEAANNAIRASLAQSHLSDNGGVQFTVINDQRGSAAIDRVLESRPTDSLNLADWIGQVDAGSGAIGLAVALQRLAASDASATRSAINIGITHNGLASCLTIRNLQSSRAA; encoded by the coding sequence CACGCGTCCCCTCCGTCCGCCCCCACTACCGGCTTGCTCGACAGCTATTCGGGTTCGATCGACGACTTTGGCACGCTGCCGCTCGACCGCAAACGCAGCCTGCGAAAATCGATGAAGCTGATGAATCGCGAAACGCAACTTGGCGTGGCGGCAGCCTTTCAAGCGATCCAGGATTCCGATCTCGATGCCGCGGCCTACGATCCCGATCGCGTTGGCGTTTGTTTTGGAGCGGGCAATGTCGAAGTCCGCCCCGAGGATTTTGTTGCCGGCGTGCAAGCCTGTGGCGAATCGTCCCCCGAAATGATCGAAGCCGCCTGGGGTTCGCTGGGCATCCCCCACGTGGATCCACTGTGGGTGCTGCGAGTCTTGCCGAACATGCCAGCCTGCCACATCGCAATCAGCTGCGATTACCGCGGCCCCAACAACACGATCACCCAAGCAGAGGCGTCGGCGAACCTAGCCATCCAAGAAGCCAAGTACCATTTATTGGACGACGAAGCCGATGCGATGATCGTCGGCAGCACGGGGACCACGATCCGCATCGACGGGGCTAGCGAAACCGACGGTTCCGAAGGGGCCGCGGCTTTTGTGATCGAACGACTCGAAAGAGCTCAACAGCGGGGAGCGACGATCTATGGTGAGGTGTTGGGGATCGGCAGCAGTTGTGTGATCGACGCGACGATGGTCCCCAAGCCAGACGAGGCGGCTAACAACGCGATTCGCGCATCGTTAGCCCAGTCGCACCTATCGGACAACGGCGGCGTTCAGTTTACTGTCATCAACGACCAACGCGGTTCCGCCGCGATCGATCGCGTACTCGAATCGCGGCCGACCGATTCGCTGAACCTGGCCGATTGGATCGGCCAGGTCGACGCTGGAAGCGGCGCGATCGGCCTCGCCGTCGCGCTACAGCGACTGGCCGCATCGGACGCCTCCGCCACGCGATCGGCGATCAACATTGGCATTACTCACAACGGTCTGGCAAGCTGCTTGACCATCCGCAATCTTCAATCGTCGCGAGCCGCATGA